From Saprospiraceae bacterium, one genomic window encodes:
- a CDS encoding GSCFA domain-containing protein, whose translation MSQSFRTIFPEFEAPFKIDHRSKIWCMGSCFANELYHNLHQLHFNILFSPFGIAFNPISLMDHVHKICNNEQITRKDLIHHDGLYHSLSHHGSYSEADAESMLRNLNQKISEARDWILDADFLIITLGSAHYYSWKDSEQTVSNCHKIPASFFQKKRTNLEEVLPMFQRAISTLNRLNNKLKIILSVSPVRYLKDGFVENNRSKAILLETAHRIKEEFDQIYYFPAYEIFMDDLRDYRFCKSDLVHPSDQSIKYIMNYFINGCMTVETRSFILRIQKINDQLNHRPIHPATPSHSKFLDELKINIEQLKKEYPSIHFNWKLE comes from the coding sequence ATGTCGCAGTCATTCAGAACCATTTTTCCAGAATTTGAGGCCCCCTTTAAAATCGACCATCGAAGCAAAATATGGTGCATGGGATCTTGTTTTGCAAACGAATTATATCACAATCTGCATCAATTGCATTTTAATATTCTATTCAGTCCTTTTGGTATTGCCTTTAACCCAATCAGTCTAATGGACCATGTACATAAAATATGTAACAATGAACAAATTACCAGAAAGGATTTGATCCATCACGACGGATTGTACCACTCATTGTCTCACCATGGATCATATTCAGAAGCGGATGCGGAATCCATGCTCAGAAACCTCAATCAAAAAATTTCTGAAGCACGCGATTGGATCTTGGACGCTGATTTTCTGATCATAACCTTGGGGTCTGCTCACTATTACAGTTGGAAAGATAGCGAACAAACTGTTTCAAATTGCCATAAAATCCCGGCTTCATTCTTCCAAAAAAAAAGAACCAATCTTGAAGAAGTCCTTCCAATGTTTCAGAGAGCTATTTCAACGCTAAATAGATTAAACAACAAACTTAAAATAATATTAAGTGTAAGTCCGGTAAGATACCTGAAGGATGGATTTGTGGAGAACAACAGAAGTAAAGCCATTTTACTGGAAACTGCACACAGAATAAAGGAAGAATTTGATCAAATTTATTATTTTCCTGCTTATGAAATATTCATGGATGATTTGAGGGATTACAGATTTTGTAAAAGCGATCTGGTGCACCCAAGTGATCAATCCATAAAATACATCATGAATTATTTTATAAATGGATGTATGACCGTTGAAACAAGGTCATTCATTTTAAGAATTCAAAAAATAAATGATCAACTCAATCACAGACCAATACATCCGGCCACACCTTCACATTCCAAATTTCTGGATGAGCTTAAAATCAATATCGAGCAATTGAAAAAAGAATACCCTTCCATCCACTTTAATTGGAAATTGGAGTAA
- a CDS encoding rhomboid family intramembrane serine protease — protein sequence MNHKDRLITSVIISGGFCLALILIHLYYNLFTANKFIWSIYPRDFGHWYGMFTGHFIHASWEHLLGNVSPLLVTLVVLFFFYRSISWFVFIMIWFCTGFAVFMFARDSAHLGASGLVYGLISFIFFSGFFRRNIRSVALMIIVTIMYGGYTAGFLPMDERVSWESHLLGAFAGLWAAFVFRDFREHGEEEYIRKRKTEDVPREYFFSRDVFDKTLTQRRKEAEEANSNYLKDDDFTNIA from the coding sequence ATGAATCACAAAGATAGATTAATCACCTCCGTGATCATTTCAGGTGGTTTTTGTCTTGCTCTGATATTGATTCATTTGTATTACAACCTCTTCACAGCGAATAAATTTATCTGGTCCATCTATCCAAGGGACTTTGGGCATTGGTATGGTATGTTTACAGGTCATTTTATACATGCATCCTGGGAGCATTTATTGGGTAATGTGAGTCCACTTTTGGTGACTTTAGTGGTTTTGTTTTTTTTTTATAGAAGTATTTCCTGGTTTGTTTTTATTATGATTTGGTTTTGTACCGGATTTGCTGTATTTATGTTTGCAAGGGACTCTGCACACCTTGGTGCCAGTGGTTTGGTGTATGGTTTGATTTCATTTATTTTCTTTAGTGGATTCTTTAGAAGAAATATTCGTTCTGTGGCATTAATGATTATAGTCACAATCATGTACGGTGGTTACACCGCTGGTTTTTTGCCAATGGATGAACGGGTATCCTGGGAAAGTCATTTATTGGGAGCATTTGCCGGTCTTTGGGCTGCTTTTGTTTTTAGGGACTTTAGGGAACATGGTGAAGAAGAATATATTCGAAAGCGGAAAACAGAGGATGTTCCCAGAGAATATTTTTTTTCCCGGGATGTATTCGATAAAACTTTAACACAAAGAAGGAAAGAGGCAGAGGAAGCCAATTCCAACTATCTCAAGGACGATGACTTTACAAACATTGCCTAA
- a CDS encoding thymidine kinase, translating to MFLEPGFKSQRSGWIEVICGSMFSGKTEELIRRLKRARIANQKVEIFKHSNDTRYDEQEVVSHDENAMLSKPIGHSHEILNLAPEIQVVGIDEAQFFDLDLPKYCQELAENGIRVIVAGLDMDFKGEPFGPMPSLLAVAEYITKVHAICPHCGNLATHSYRFSKEKDTIILGEKDKYEPRCRTCFRMGNIMIFNH from the coding sequence ATGTTTTTAGAACCAGGATTTAAAAGCCAAAGAAGTGGATGGATTGAAGTCATTTGCGGTTCCATGTTCAGTGGGAAAACAGAAGAATTGATCCGCAGACTTAAAAGAGCCAGAATTGCCAATCAAAAAGTAGAAATCTTTAAACATAGCAACGATACGCGATATGATGAACAGGAGGTGGTTTCACACGATGAAAATGCAATGCTTTCCAAACCCATCGGGCATTCCCATGAAATTCTGAATTTGGCTCCTGAGATACAGGTCGTTGGAATCGACGAAGCCCAGTTTTTTGATTTAGATCTACCCAAATATTGTCAGGAGCTGGCTGAAAATGGAATTAGAGTGATTGTTGCAGGATTGGACATGGATTTTAAAGGAGAACCCTTTGGTCCTATGCCATCCTTGCTCGCTGTTGCTGAATACATTACGAAAGTACATGCCATTTGTCCACACTGTGGCAACCTTGCCACACATTCCTACAGGTTCAGCAAAGAAAAAGACACCATTATTTTGGGTGAAAAAGACAAATATGAACCCAGATGCAGAACCTGTTTTAGAATGGGCAATATCATGATTTTCAACCATTAA